From the genome of Bacteroidales bacterium, one region includes:
- a CDS encoding site-specific DNA-methyltransferase: protein MNEIIIGDCIQVLNTKIVESSISLIFADPPYNLSGKNLNLKNNKTGGAFYKINEKWDTFNYNDYVNFTNEWINASHKVLKPNGSLYISCTQHNIGEILVEAKRVGFKLNNILTWYKVNAMPNITKRTYTHSTEFVCWFVKGKNWIFNYDEIKKFNPRKTKDGKDKQMRDFLDFIELPIVQGKERLRGENGRALHPTQKPEKLLELIIKASSNEKDIVLDPFFGTGTTGCIAKKINRYWIGIENNLKYVELANNRLKSNKGYV from the coding sequence ATGAATGAAATAATAATAGGTGATTGTATTCAAGTTTTAAATACTAAAATTGTTGAAAGTTCTATTTCTCTGATCTTTGCCGACCCTCCTTATAATTTATCCGGTAAAAATCTAAATTTAAAAAATAATAAAACTGGTGGGGCTTTTTATAAAATAAATGAAAAGTGGGATACATTTAATTATAATGATTATGTAAATTTTACAAATGAATGGATAAATGCAAGTCACAAAGTTCTAAAACCAAATGGAAGCTTATATATTTCTTGCACCCAGCATAACATAGGAGAAATATTAGTTGAAGCTAAGAGAGTAGGATTTAAATTAAACAATATTCTTACATGGTATAAGGTTAATGCTATGCCAAACATTACCAAAAGAACATATACTCATTCAACTGAATTTGTATGTTGGTTTGTTAAAGGTAAAAATTGGATTTTTAATTATGATGAAATCAAAAAATTTAATCCACGAAAGACAAAGGATGGTAAAGACAAACAAATGAGAGATTTCCTTGATTTTATTGAACTTCCAATAGTACAGGGTAAAGAGAGATTAAGAGGTGAAAACGGTAGAGCTTTGCATCCAACTCAAAAACCTGAAAAACTATTAGAACTAATAATAAAAGCGTCTTCAAATGAAAAAGATATTGTTTTAGATCCATTTTTTGGAACAGGTACAACAGGTTGCATCGCAAAAAAAATAAACAGATACTGGATAGGAATAGAGAATAATTTAAAATATGTTGAATTAGCAAATAATAGATTAAAAAGTAATAAAGGATATGTGTAA
- a CDS encoding DUF4393 domain-containing protein — MQEPLNEISKSLIKIDAKVLELVYKDLAQPSVKKVGKSLSTVLGLGNTVLLPIKLLNEKAKILYQRHMESYKQKLEYVPIEDIKEVEPEIGVPILENLESTTNEKLSELYINLLANSSDKKYAKEVHPRFVRIIENIVPDEARILEYLDKFRNIHETIPFITLRLHINISHLEIEIQNGFVDANEKYTILEDNDTLHLPAKTKEYFENLVGLGLINCETSKLIQENSYDELIKKQEKYIKEQKQLPHITNVTFLKGYFELTKFGKSFIRACKSNRTEE; from the coding sequence ATGCAAGAACCATTAAACGAAATATCTAAATCACTAATTAAGATCGACGCCAAAGTATTGGAGTTAGTCTATAAGGATTTAGCTCAACCATCAGTAAAGAAAGTAGGAAAAAGTTTATCAACTGTTTTAGGATTGGGCAATACTGTATTGCTGCCAATAAAACTTTTGAATGAAAAAGCCAAGATTCTTTATCAACGTCATATGGAGTCCTACAAACAAAAGTTAGAATATGTTCCTATTGAAGATATTAAAGAAGTAGAGCCTGAAATTGGTGTTCCTATTCTTGAAAATCTTGAAAGTACTACGAATGAAAAACTAAGTGAGCTTTATATTAATTTACTTGCAAACTCATCCGACAAAAAGTATGCTAAAGAAGTACATCCAAGATTTGTTCGAATAATTGAAAATATTGTACCTGATGAAGCAAGAATACTTGAATACTTAGATAAATTTCGAAATATTCATGAAACCATTCCATTTATAACATTAAGACTACATATTAACATTTCTCATCTTGAAATCGAAATTCAAAATGGGTTTGTGGATGCTAATGAAAAATATACAATTTTAGAAGATAACGATACACTTCATTTACCTGCGAAAACAAAAGAATATTTTGAAAATCTTGTTGGTTTAGGTTTGATAAATTGTGAAACATCTAAACTAATTCAAGAAAATTCTTATGATGAATTAATAAAAAAGCAAGAAAAATATATTAAAGAACAAAAACAGTTACCACACATAACGAATGTAACGTTTTTAAAAGGATATTTTGAATTAACTAAGTTTGGGAAGTCCTTTATAAGAGCGTGTAAAAGTAATCGAACAGAAGAATAA
- a CDS encoding helix-turn-helix transcriptional regulator, which produces MKEKKQVLLPGLQKILADFGENIKLARLRRKFSVKQVAERANIARSTLWLIEKGSPSVTIGSYLQVLFVLGLEKDILTVAADDELGRKLQDAKLLVKKRAPKK; this is translated from the coding sequence ATGAAAGAAAAAAAACAAGTATTATTACCGGGATTACAAAAAATCCTTGCTGATTTTGGGGAAAATATAAAACTAGCGAGACTACGAAGAAAATTTAGTGTTAAACAAGTTGCGGAACGAGCAAATATTGCACGTTCAACTTTATGGTTAATTGAGAAAGGCTCGCCGAGTGTTACAATAGGTTCGTATTTACAAGTTCTTTTTGTATTAGGTCTTGAAAAAGATATTTTAACAGTTGCCGCTGATGATGAATTAGGCAGAAAACTTCAGGATGCAAAATTACTTGTAAAGAAAAGAGCTCCAAAAAAGTAA
- a CDS encoding AlwI family type II restriction endonuclease → MRFWSVSTTIRNAERIRSFLQVLKTMDGERWDNESQKKFQILLIKERVYGYNNIQFYNGLTQNQINIIYDISSNMTFEQAEDIFYAKNYTDPPMRGRQSYNPLEKMGLTYLDENKNIIISDFGNYFLQENYDLGEVFLKSFLKWQYPNPDANKYKEEDGYNIKPFIACLHLINEVNRICKGKKIKIKGVSRVEFALFFVSLVNYNDIKEKAKEIVKFRNEYEKIKDKEKEKKFIEDYFDTNLSEFESWKNAKEYTDNIIRYFRLTRYIYIRGNGWYIDLEPRRIVEIQSLINIDNASAKYFANRNEYIEYIGNPTKPVLPWETNEKLLEIINEQLPEINDLQKKLTSKGYKIQPILELITNPTIAELKDYVDYLRNVRRKLLEIEIHEESQSAEKIVEYISTLQNIFKITKSRPVELERSIMLGLNALNDALEIKPNYPVGDDNEPTFTAPANKPDIECYYESFNSICEVTLLTNRSQWYNEGQPVMRHIRDFEDINSEKETYCLFIAPKLHRDTINTFWFSVKYEFEGTKQKIVPMTITQFTDLLKILIKLKKQNIFLTHSQLKDLYNQIVELTNSVNNSEEWITNIPGVIENWRNKIAS, encoded by the coding sequence ATGAGATTTTGGTCAGTATCAACAACAATACGAAATGCTGAAAGAATAAGAAGTTTTCTCCAAGTATTAAAAACCATGGATGGAGAAAGGTGGGATAATGAAAGTCAAAAGAAATTTCAAATCTTACTGATCAAAGAAAGAGTTTACGGATATAACAACATACAATTTTACAATGGTCTAACTCAAAATCAAATAAATATTATTTATGACATTTCATCTAATATGACCTTTGAGCAAGCAGAGGACATTTTTTATGCAAAAAATTACACTGACCCTCCTATGAGAGGACGTCAATCCTATAACCCACTTGAAAAAATGGGGTTGACTTATTTAGATGAAAATAAAAATATTATTATTTCTGATTTTGGTAATTATTTTCTTCAAGAAAATTATGATTTAGGAGAAGTTTTTTTAAAGAGTTTTTTAAAATGGCAATATCCAAATCCAGATGCAAATAAATACAAAGAGGAGGATGGTTATAATATTAAACCTTTCATTGCATGTTTACACCTTATTAATGAAGTCAATAGAATTTGCAAGGGGAAAAAAATTAAAATCAAAGGTGTATCTCGTGTAGAATTTGCATTGTTCTTCGTTTCACTTGTTAATTATAATGATATAAAAGAGAAAGCTAAAGAAATCGTCAAGTTTCGCAATGAATATGAAAAAATCAAAGATAAGGAGAAGGAGAAAAAGTTCATTGAAGATTATTTTGATACAAATTTATCTGAATTTGAATCTTGGAAAAATGCAAAGGAGTACACTGATAATATCATAAGATATTTTAGGCTAACCAGGTACATCTATATAAGGGGAAATGGATGGTATATTGACCTTGAGCCAAGACGGATAGTTGAGATACAATCGTTAATAAATATTGACAATGCATCTGCAAAATATTTTGCAAATCGGAATGAATACATTGAGTATATAGGAAATCCAACAAAACCTGTTTTGCCTTGGGAAACTAATGAAAAACTTTTAGAAATAATAAACGAACAACTTCCTGAAATTAACGACTTACAAAAAAAATTAACTTCCAAAGGATATAAAATTCAACCAATCCTTGAATTAATCACCAATCCAACTATTGCAGAACTTAAAGATTATGTAGATTATTTAAGAAATGTTAGAAGGAAACTCTTAGAAATTGAAATACACGAAGAATCACAGAGTGCTGAAAAAATTGTTGAGTATATTTCTACATTACAGAATATCTTTAAAATAACAAAAAGCAGACCTGTTGAACTTGAAAGGAGCATTATGCTTGGTTTAAATGCTTTAAATGATGCTTTGGAAATAAAACCCAATTACCCTGTTGGAGATGATAATGAACCAACATTTACAGCTCCTGCAAACAAGCCAGATATCGAATGTTACTATGAATCGTTTAATTCTATTTGTGAGGTAACATTATTAACAAATCGTTCTCAATGGTATAATGAAGGACAACCTGTAATGAGACATATTAGAGATTTTGAAGATATTAATTCTGAAAAAGAGACTTATTGTTTATTTATTGCGCCAAAATTACATAGGGATACTATTAACACCTTTTGGTTTTCAGTGAAATATGAATTTGAAGGAACTAAACAAAAAATAGTTCCAATGACAATAACTCAATTTACTGACTTATTAAAAATTCTTATAAAATTAAAAAAACAAAATATTTTTCTTACTCACAGCCAATTAAAAGATTTGTATAACCAGATTGTTGAATTGACAAATTCTGTAAATAATTCCGAAGAATGGATAACAAACATTCCTGGGGTAATAGAAAATTGGAGGAACAAAATAGCATCATAA
- a CDS encoding site-specific DNA-methyltransferase: protein MCNINIKLGNCISLLQELPEKSVNMIFADPPYNLSGEKHLTVKSGKMVACNKGNWDVIENIHEFNERWIKECIRVLKDDGTIWISGTLHNHPSIGVLLKKLNLWIINDVIWYKRNAPPLLSKTRLAPSTELIWIASKSKKYFFDYDTAKILNGGKQMRNLWEINAQRHITKHPTEKPEILLERIILLGSKEGSIVLDPFTGSGTTGVVAKRLKRNFIGFEIDPEFYEIAKNRIGGEKVNAKAIYSEKISKDEQLSLALEKRVIYHKNN from the coding sequence ATGTGTAACATTAATATAAAACTTGGTAATTGTATTTCATTACTTCAGGAATTACCCGAAAAAAGCGTAAACATGATTTTTGCAGATCCTCCGTACAATTTATCAGGAGAGAAACATCTTACTGTAAAAAGTGGTAAAATGGTAGCTTGTAATAAAGGAAATTGGGATGTAATAGAGAATATTCATGAATTTAACGAAAGATGGATTAAAGAATGTATAAGAGTATTAAAAGACGATGGAACAATATGGATTTCTGGCACTTTACACAATCACCCTTCAATTGGTGTTTTATTAAAAAAACTAAATCTCTGGATTATAAATGATGTAATTTGGTATAAACGGAATGCTCCACCTTTATTATCTAAAACACGTCTAGCCCCGTCAACAGAATTAATATGGATTGCAAGTAAATCAAAAAAATATTTTTTTGATTATGATACGGCAAAAATTCTGAATGGTGGAAAGCAAATGAGAAACCTTTGGGAAATAAATGCCCAAAGACATATAACAAAGCATCCAACTGAAAAACCTGAAATATTATTAGAAAGAATTATTTTATTGGGCAGTAAAGAAGGTAGTATTGTTCTGGACCCTTTTACTGGCAGTGGGACTACTGGTGTTGTTGCAAAACGCCTTAAAAGAAATTTTATTGGTTTTGAAATTGATCCGGAATTTTATGAAATAGCAAAAAACAGAATCGGTGGAGAGAAAGTAAATGCAAAAGCAATATACTCTGAAAAAATTTCAAAAGATGAACAATTAAGTTTAGCACTTGAAAAAAGAGTTATTTATCATAAAAATAATTAG